The following proteins are co-located in the Phaenicophaeus curvirostris isolate KB17595 chromosome 12, BPBGC_Pcur_1.0, whole genome shotgun sequence genome:
- the TIPIN gene encoding TIMELESS-interacting protein isoform X1, translating to MMDPLENNLFDLPDYENTEDETFPPLPPPASPGRDDLEWAQANGEPDENQQSQPKDSAAAPRKAVKRPMPKLDAQRLISERGLPALRHMFDNVKFKGRGHEAEDLKTLMRHMEHWAHRLFPKLQFEDFIDRVESLGNKKEVQTCLKRIRLDLPILHEDFANNEDGGGGNHGLDVATEDVHSCSGNAEDLNSPSGTTLTEEQQQRIKKNRQLALERRQAKMQCNSQSQHNAELSAGYSEEEFNTPVAQDPADHIEDTQATTSMSAVPEAEDGDREWECASEKQ from the exons ATGATGGATCCTTTGGAGAACAACTTGTTTGATCTTCCTGATTATGAAAATACTGAAGATGAAACATTCCCACCTCTTCCACCTCCAGCCTCACCAGGAAGAGATGATCTTGAATGGGCTCAAGCTAATGGAG AACCAGACGAAAACCAGCAGTCGCAGCCAAAGGattctgctgcagctccacgGAAAGCAGTGAAAAGACCAATGCCTAAACTAGATGCCCAGAG GTTAATTTCAGAAAGAGGCCTTCCAGCCCTGAGACACATGTTTGACAACGTAAAGTTCAAGGGTAGAGGGCATGAG GCAGAAGACCTGAAGACACTTATGCGACATATGGAACACTGGGCTCATAGACTGTTTCCAAAATTGCAATTTGAGGATTTTATTGACAGAGTAGAGTCTTtgggaaacaaaaaggaagttCAA ACCTGCCTAAAGCGGATTAGACTTGATCTTCCTATTTTACATGAAGACTTTGCAAATAATGAAG ATGGTGGAGGGGGAAACCACGGACTGGACGTGGCCACTGAAGATGTACATTCCTGCTCTGGAAATGCAGAAGATCTAAATTCTCCGTCTGGTACAACTCTCACAGAAGAGCAACAACAGCGAATCAAGAAGAACAGGCAGCTGGCCTTGGAACGTAGGCAAGCCAAGATGCAGTGTAACAGCCAGTCACAACACAACG cagagcTTTCTGCTGGTTATTCAGAAGAGGAGTTTAATACCCCAGTTGCTCAGGATCCTGCTGACCATATTGAAGACACTCAAGCTACCACAAGCATGTCCGCTGTTCCAGAAGCTGAAGACGGAGACAGAGAATGGGAGTGTGCCAGTGAAAAGCAGTAA
- the CIAO2A gene encoding cytosolic iron-sulfur assembly component 2A: protein MSLVLGLLSQTLGRVLLYSGLRRGCHDPRRPAMEQDKALEVYDIIRTIRDPEKPNTLEELEVVTESCVEVHEIGEDEYLVVIRFTPTVPHCSLATLIGLCLRIKLQRCLPFRHKLEIYISEGTHSTEEDINKQINDKERVAAAMENPNLREIVEQCVMEPD from the exons ATGTCgctggtgctggggctgctgtcGCAGACGCTGGGCAGGGTGCTGCTCTACTCCGGGCTGCGTAGGGGCTGCCATGACCCCCGGCGACCCGCCATGGAGCAAGACAAGGCGCTCGAGGTTTACG ATATAATCCGTACCATCCGGGACCCAGAGAAGCCTAATACTTTGGAAGAACTGGAAGTGGTAACGGAAAGTTGTGTGGAAGTGCACGAGATAGGTGAAGATGAGTATCTGGTGGTCATCAGGTTTACACCAACAGtacctcattgctctttggCTACTCTGATCG GCCTTTGTTTAAGAATAAAACTTCAGAGGTGTTTGCCTTTTAGGCATAAG CTGGAAATCTACATATCTGAGGGTACACATTCCACTGAAGAAGACA TCAACAAGCAAATCAATGACAAAGAGAGAGTGGCAGCTGCAATGGAGAACCCAAATTTGCGTGAAATCGTGGAGCAGTGCGTTATGGAGCCAGACTAG
- the TIPIN gene encoding TIMELESS-interacting protein isoform X2 encodes MMDPLENNLFDLPDYENTEDETFPPLPPPASPGRDDLEWAQANGEPDENQQSQPKDSAAAPRKAVKRPMPKLDAQRLISERGLPALRHMFDNVKFKGRGHEAEDLKTLMRHMEHWAHRLFPKLQFEDFIDRVESLGNKKEVQTCLKRIRLDLPILHEDFANNEDGGGGNHGLDVATEDVHSCSGNAEDLNSPSGTTLTEEQQQRIKKNRQLALERRQAKMQCNSQSQHNELSAGYSEEEFNTPVAQDPADHIEDTQATTSMSAVPEAEDGDREWECASEKQ; translated from the exons ATGATGGATCCTTTGGAGAACAACTTGTTTGATCTTCCTGATTATGAAAATACTGAAGATGAAACATTCCCACCTCTTCCACCTCCAGCCTCACCAGGAAGAGATGATCTTGAATGGGCTCAAGCTAATGGAG AACCAGACGAAAACCAGCAGTCGCAGCCAAAGGattctgctgcagctccacgGAAAGCAGTGAAAAGACCAATGCCTAAACTAGATGCCCAGAG GTTAATTTCAGAAAGAGGCCTTCCAGCCCTGAGACACATGTTTGACAACGTAAAGTTCAAGGGTAGAGGGCATGAG GCAGAAGACCTGAAGACACTTATGCGACATATGGAACACTGGGCTCATAGACTGTTTCCAAAATTGCAATTTGAGGATTTTATTGACAGAGTAGAGTCTTtgggaaacaaaaaggaagttCAA ACCTGCCTAAAGCGGATTAGACTTGATCTTCCTATTTTACATGAAGACTTTGCAAATAATGAAG ATGGTGGAGGGGGAAACCACGGACTGGACGTGGCCACTGAAGATGTACATTCCTGCTCTGGAAATGCAGAAGATCTAAATTCTCCGTCTGGTACAACTCTCACAGAAGAGCAACAACAGCGAATCAAGAAGAACAGGCAGCTGGCCTTGGAACGTAGGCAAGCCAAGATGCAGTGTAACAGCCAGTCACAACACAACG agcTTTCTGCTGGTTATTCAGAAGAGGAGTTTAATACCCCAGTTGCTCAGGATCCTGCTGACCATATTGAAGACACTCAAGCTACCACAAGCATGTCCGCTGTTCCAGAAGCTGAAGACGGAGACAGAGAATGGGAGTGTGCCAGTGAAAAGCAGTAA